The following DNA comes from Spirulina major PCC 6313.
CAAAAAGACAAAAGTATTCTGCTGAGGCGTTATGGGTATGGTGTACCGAGTTTGGACAAGGCACTTCGGAGTGCGAAGAATGATTTGACCATGATTGTTGAGGATGGGTTTCAGCCCTTTCAGAAGAAAGAAAATCAGTCCAACATAACAACGAAAGATATGAATCTTCATACTCTTCCCTGGCCAAAGAATGAGCTGGAGTCTCTGGGTGAGAGGGATGTTGAGATGAGGGTGACACTTTCGTACTTTATTGAGTCGAACCCAGGCGAACGAGGTTGGGTTCGCCGCTATTCTTATCCTTCCTATGGGCTAAGATTTGCTACTAAAGATGCAACTGAGACACTTTCGGCTTTCAAGAAACGGATTACTAAAGATGCTCATGAGGAAGGGGATACAGTTTCCTTTAAAGAGGATAAAGGTTGGTTTTTAGGTACTGAATTGCGTAACCGAGGTTCCTTACATTCGGATATTTGGACGGGGACTGCTGCGGATTTGGCAGCCAAGAATGCAATCGGTGTTTATCCAGTGGGAGGATGGTGGAAAGAGCGCCCTATACATAACCGATGGAACGAGCAGATTAGGTATGCGCTGATTGTTTCGATTCGAGTAACAGGGGAAGGGGCTGATATTTACACACCTGTTGAAACTGTGGTGAGGCAAAAGTTGGCGATCGAGATTGAGCCTTAAGTGCCAGAGAGAGACGTGTTGGACGATTTCAGATCGCGCCCTCTTATTCCGTAACGGCGGCGCGGAGGAGGATGACGGTGGCGTGAACTTGGGCGGCGATCGCTTCGGGGATGTTGCCGTGGATGGCGTGTTGGAGCATGCCTTCGCGGCTGGCTCCGAGGACGATGAGGGAACAGGCTTCGATCTGGGCGAGTTTGACGATCGCATCGGCCACATCCTGCGATCGCATCGGCAGGGGAATCACGGGACAATCTAGGTCTTGGCTGAGAGAGGCGGCCATCTGTTTCAGGGGTTGAAAGTGGAGTTTGCCTTGGGAGGGGGGAAAGACTTGGGTGAGGAGGATGTCGCCGGGGGCAATCAAGCGAGTCAGGGCGGGCAGATAATGGAGGGCACGTTTGACATTCGGGCCGCCGGACATGGGGACAAGCCATTGGCTCGGGCCGTGGTCAGCGATCGCCGGGTAAGCGTCAGGATTGCGACCGGGCTTGATTAACATTACTTCACAGGGGGCCCGCTGTACCAAAGCATCGAGCACCGTGCCGAAAATGCGGCCGGGGGTGTTGGTGCTGCCCTTCCAGCCCATGATCAGGCGGTCGATGTGGCGATCGCGAATTGTATCGAGGATGGCTTGGCTGGTGTCTTGGGCGACGCGGATTTGACAATGGACGGAGATCGGGAAGGCTTGGGCGATCGCTTCTACCCCGTGCAAAAGCTCCCGGTGGGGGGTGATATCGACCTGGGCCTGGGCGGGGGCAGTGTGGCGGGGGACTTTGATAATCGCGAGACATTCTAATTCAAACTCTTCGGTGGCGGCGATCGCGGCTGCAATTTTCACCAAATACGGGGCCGTATGGGGATTCGCCAGCGGTAACAAAATCCGGCCCTTGCCAATGGCGGGCGATCGCGTCTGATACACCGCATAGGAGGGATGCGATCGTACCTCCGTCCCATCCGGCTTGCCCCGCAAATGATCCGCCGTCGCATGGATCAAATCACTCCGGGTAATAATTCCTAGCAACTTCTTCCCCTCCGTCACCGGCAAATGGGACACATGATAGCGATCCATCAAATAAATCACATCCCCCACCGGAATCTCCGGAGCCACCGTCACCGGACTCGCCGTCATCACCTCCCGCACCAACTGCTGCGGCGACAAATTACTCAGCCCCGCCAAATGCTGCTCCGTAATCATCCCCACCACAACCCCCCCCTCATCCACCACCGGAAAACCATGGTGAAACGACTGCCCAAACAGGTTATACACATCCTGCACCGTCATCGTCCCCGTCAGCGTCTCCACATTCCGCTGCATCACATCCCCCGCCCCCATATCCGTCAGCACATCATTGCGCCCCGTCTCGTCTTTCAGATCAATCCCATTCGCCTTGAGCAGATGTTGATAAATTGACCCGGACTTGATCGCCTCCGCTACCCCATAGGCCATCACCGCGCTAATCATTAACGGCAACACGAGGCGAAAATCCGTCGTTAACTCAAACACAATCACGATCGCTGTAATCGGAACCCGCGCCACCGCCGTAAAAAACGCCCCCATCCCCACCAACGCATAGGTGGTCGGCGACCCGGCATGGAGCACCATAAACTCAATTTCCCCAATCAAATACCCCAAGGCCGACCCCAAGACGAGCGTGGGTGAGAACAATCCCCCCGCTGCCCCCGACCCATAGGCCACGATTGTCAGACCAAAATGAATCATGAAAATTAACAGCGTTTTATCCCAACTCACATCCCCCGCAATCAAAAAATCCCGCAGCCCCGCATTGTTTAAAAACGTCGGCGGGGCAAGGGCAATCACCAGGCCGGAAATACAGCCCGCCGCCCCAATCCGCCAAGACATGGGCCATTGCAAATGTTGGTTAAAGCGCAGACAGGCAAGAATCCCCTGGTTAAACAGCACCCCCAACACCCCTGCTAAGGCCCCCAAGAGGAGATAAAAGGGAATTTCGGCGGCGATGAATTGGTTAACCAGCACGGGGTTGAGCATGGTGGCGGGAAGGTTGAGATCCGCTGAATCTAAGAGACGGGAAACGACTGAGCCGGTAAAGGATGCGAGGATCGCGGTTTCTAAGGTGAGGCCGGACATGTCCCGCGACAGTTCTTCAACGACGAACAGCACCCCGGCGATGGGGGTGTTAAATCCGGCGGCGAGACCGGCAGCAGCACCGGCGGCGATCATTTGGCGGCGGTGTTGGGGGGAGGTGGGAACCCATTGGCTGAGTTGGGCGGCGAGGGCGGCTCCGATGTGGACGGTGGGGCCACGGCGGCCGAGGGTCAGACCGGCTCCGAGGAGGAGGACTGTGGCGATCAGTTTCACCACGGCGACGCGCAAGGAGAGGAGGACGGGAAATTGAGCAAGGGCGGCTTTGACTTGGGGGATGCCGCCGCCTTTGGCATCGGGGGCGAGGGTTTCCACGAGCCACCCGGCGCACCAACAGATGCAAAACCCAAACAGGGGCAGTATGAGGGGCCAGCGGCCGTAGAGTTTGGGGAAGGATTCGATCAGTTCGATGCGAAAGATGCCGACGGTGGCGATGCCTTTTTTGAGGAGGAGGGCGGCGATCGCAGAAATACACCCGATTAAACAGGCTTCTAAGAGGGCGTAATGGTCATCAATGATGTAATTACCCCAATGATGCTGGGAAATCCACCGATTCAACCGGGTGGATAAAGACCGCTTCATGGCGACGAGTTCCACGCATGATTCGGCCTCAGAATACCGTGAAACGGTCGGCATCATGCCAGGAGATGGGAAGTTTTGGCGGGAGTGCTATAGTGTGAAAAAGACACTATAGCAATATGACATTAAATCTGGGCTTTCAAAACAGGGAGTGCGAGCATCTTGCTCGCTACGGCTCAATCTCAGCGGGCAGCTCAATCTCAGCAGGTAACTCAATCTCAGCGGGTAACTCAATCTCAGCGGGTAACTCAATCTCAGCGGGCAAGATGCCCGCACTACAGGATTTATGGCTCAATCTCAGCGGGCAAATCAATCTCAGCGGGCTTTCAAAACAGGGAGTGCGAGCATCTTGCTCGCTACGGCTCAATCTCAGCAGGTAACTCAATCTCAGCAGGTAACTCAATCTCAGCGGGTAACTCAATCTCAGCGGGTAACTCAATCTCAGCGGGCTTTCAAAACAGGGAGTGCGAGCATCTTGCTCGCTACGGCTCAATCTCAGCGGGCAACTCAATCTCAGCGGGTAACTCAATCTCAGCGGGCAAGATGCCCGCACTACAGGATTTATGGCTCAATCTCAGCGGGCAAGATGCCCGCACTACAGGATTTATGGCTCAATCTCAGCGGGCAAATCAATCTCAGCGGGCTTTCAAAACAGGGAGTGCGAGCATCTTGCTCGCTACGGCTCAATCTCAGCGGGCAAGATGCCCGCACTACACAGATCGCTATTTCTTAAGCAACGGTGGGGTTAATTATGCAAATGTATCTCAATCACCAACGGCTGACGTTACGGCCTCAAGATGCGATCGCCAAAGGTGGCGAAGCGGATATTTTTCGCTGGCAGAATGACGCGATTAAACTCTTCAAAGCCCCCGACCATCCCGACTATCACGGTTTTCCCCAGGCCCAACAGGCCGCCCAATTCCGCCTTGACCAACATCAAACCAAACTGCGCCAGTTTCCCCAAAATTTACCCGATCGCGTCATTACCCCCACGGAGTTAGTCACCGATCGCGCCGGGCGGATTTGGGGCTACGGGATGCCCCTGGTGGAACCGGCGAGGGTGTTGCGCCAGTATAGCGATCGCGCCCTCCACCGGAGCGGCATTGGGAATGGTGCGATCGCTCAAATTCTCCAAGACCTCCATGGCACGATCGCCGCGATCCATCGGGTCGGCGTGGTGATGGGGGATTTTAATGATTTGAATGTGTTGGTGCAGGGCGATCGCGCCTATCTGATCGATGCCGATTCGTTTCAGTTCGGCGGTTTTGCCTGTACCGTCTTTACCGCCGCCTTTGTTGACCCCCTCCGCTGCGACCCGACGGCTAACGCGCTGATGCTCAATGCGTCCTATCACTCGGAAACCGACTGGTATGCCTTTGGGGTGATGGTGATGCGATCGCTCCTCTGTGTTGGCCCCTATGGTGGCGTGTACAAACCGAAAAACCCCGCCCAGCTTGTCCCCCCCGCAGCCCGTCCCCTGCACCGGATCACGATCTTTCATCCAGAGGTGAAATACCCCAAACCCGCCTTACCGATCGAAAGCCTCTCCGATGACCTGCTGCACTACTGCTATCGGGTTTTCGTGAACGATCAGCGCGGCCCCTTTCCCGTGAAACTCCTTCAGGATCTCCACTGGCGCACCTGTCCCCAATGTCAGCTTGAACATACCCGCGCCGCCTGCCCCGTTTGCACCCATGCAACGATCACCCCTGTTCCCCCACCGTTAACCCAAACCGTGCGCGGCACAGTCACCGCCACGGTGCTCCATCGTACCACCGGGTTAATTTTGGCGGCGCAGGTGGTGGGGTCACAGGTGCAATGGCTCGTCCATGAAGCGGGACAGTTTAAACGGGAAGGGGGCGCGGTGATTTTAGCGGGCGATCGCGATCCATCCCTCTGGGCCGGACTCCAAGGCCGCACCACCCTGATCGCCATGGCGGGACAAGCGATCGCATTTCACCCCGACCAGTCCCCGGAACGCCTCGCCGTTGATACTCACCAAGGACAGCCCCAACTCGTCACCAATGGGCGCGATCGCTTCTGGCTCCACAATGGTCAACTCCTCAAAGCCGGACGATTCGGTCCAGACTATTGGGGCGATGTCTTGGCGGGTCCAACGCAGATTTGGGTCGGCGCATCCTTTGGCGTGGGCTATTACCGGGCGGGTCATCTCAGTGTGACGTTCACCTTTGCCGTCGGGCAACCAGGCATCAATGACCAAGTGCGCCTCGATTGGGGACGGGGCCAATTAATCGCGGCGCACTGCACGGTGGGAGCGGTGCGATCGTGGCTCGTCTGGGCGATGCAAACCGACGGCATTACCTACTATCACGGGGCGGTCATCCACTCCACAGGTGCGATCGAGGCCCAAATCTGCGCCGCCCAAGGCGATGCCCCCTGGCTGGAAGCCTTCCGCACCCATTGCGCCGTCGGTGCAGCTCTCTTCGCCGCCACCGACAGCGGCATCGTCCGCGTCGAAGTCGATCAAGGACAAATCCACGTCGTTAAAACCTTCCCCGACACGGAACCCTTCGTCAGCACCGAAACCCAACTCCTCGCCGGAGACGGCGGCTTAATCGCCATCAGTCCCCAAGAAATTATGCGGTTGCAATTAGTGTAGGGAGAGGTGCGATCGGGCTTGAGGGTGAATGTGTGTACAATAGATTGTTTGTGTGTATAATTTTGAATTAAAAATCTACATGATTAACAAGCAAACAACCTTAATTCACTGCTTGATTAAGATTAAAGGCTGATAAACAATTACAAATTGCTGTAGTGCAGTACTCGACAACGAACTTAGGAGATTGTTGCTTGAATACATTACGAAAATTAACACTTAAGGGATTTAAATCTATCAAAGAAATTGATCTTGAATTGAACCCTTTGAATGTTTTAATTGGAGCGAATGGAGCCGGCAAGAGTAACCTGATTTCATTTTTCAAGATGATCAATGAAATGATGGCTGGCCGATTTCAACATTACGTCGGCATATCAGGGCGGGCCCAATCTTTTCTGCACTTTGGTTCTAAAGTGACTCTTCAAATTGAAGCAAAACTAGAATTTGAAGTTGAAAATGGTGTCGATACCTATTCGTTAAGACTGTTTCATGCTGCTGCTGACACATTGATTTTTGCTGAAGAAACCTTGAGTTATCTTGAAACTGGTCGAGACAGTCCGAGGGTAGATGATTTGGGAGCAGGACACCAAGAAACTAACATTAATAAAGCAATAGAAGACGAAAAACAAACTGCAAGAGTTCTTAAATATTTACTTGATCGCTGTCGAGTGTATCACTTTCACGATACATCCCCGACAGCCGGTGTTCGCCAATCCTGCTATGTAGGTGATAATAGATGGCTGATGCCAGATGCTAGTAATTTAGCCGCTCTACTTTTAAGATTTCGTGAAGAGAATGGGAAGGCAGCGTATCAGCGTATTGTTGGAACGATTCGGCTAATTGCACCTTTTTTCGACGATTTTGTGCTTGAACCCGATGCATCTCATCATGTCCTTCTTAATTGGACTGAGAAAGGGGCAGATCGAGTATTTGGGCCACATCAGCTTTCAGATGGAACGTTACGTGCTATTTGTCTAGCTACATTACTACTGCAACCTGAGCATGAATTCCCAAAACTTATTATTGTAGACGAGCCAGAGTTAGGTCTTCATCCCTATGCCTTGACTATCATTGCAGATCTTTTTAGTAAAGCCTCATTACACACACAAATTCTCATTGGTACTCAGTCTAGTTCTTTCTTAGATAACTTTTATCCTGAAGATATTATTGCTGTAAACCGGGACGGGAAAGAGTCGAAATTTGAGCGGCTACATCCTGAAGAGTTAGAAACTTGGCTAGATGCTTATAGCTTAGGAGAAGTTTGGGAGAAAAATGTGATTGGTGGAGGGCCACATTAATGGTTCGCCTTTACTTATTTGCTGAAGGGCAAACGGAGCAAACCTTTGCTGACACCCTGATCAAACCACATTTAGCACAGTATAATGTGTTTATGAATAAACCTGTACTTATTGCCCACGCTAGAAAAAAAGGCAAAGTACATCGCGGGGGTGGCTGGAACTATATCCCCATGAAAGATGACATCATCCGTTTTCTGAAGCAGGATCAAGCTGAAGATGTATTTTTTACAACGATGATTGATTTATATGCACTTCATGCTGGATTTCCAGGTTTAGCTGAATCCGAAAACATGAGATATAATCCTTTTGAAAGAGTTGAATTTTTAGAGCAAAAATTCGCAGACGATATTCATGATCGGAGATTCATCCCCTATCTTCAATTGCATGAATATGAAGCGTATCTTTTCTCCGATCCCGACTGTTTTAAATATCTTGATGCTGAGAACGATCGCGGAATCAGTGCCCTTCATGATATTGCTAATCAATATGAATCACCAGAGTTGATTAATGATGGGTCTGACACAGCACCGAGTAAACGTATTATTACTCAATTCCCTGATTATGAAAAATCTAAATCTACTTTTGGACCACAGTTAGCTGAACAGATTGGCTTGCAGTCAATCCGACATCAATGCCAACATTTCCATAACTGGTTAACTCAACTTGAATCTTTGGATGACACGAGTAGGTCGAGCGGCACTGAACAAACATGATATTCAGCGATCACGCCACCACTCAATCATCTGTGTGAGTTCCATAAATCCTCTGCATCTCGATACAAGATTGCTATAGCGATACGTTCGTTGGGATTGAGTTAGGGTTTTCGGGGAGGCGCGATCGCTAGCTGACTTTATTTTCTGAATCAGAACAGACAGAGAGGTTTTTGCTGGTATAACTGAGGTATGACCTGAAATCAAAGTCACGATGAAAACTGCAATTTCGCTGCCAGATTCAGTGTTTGAGCAGGCCGAATCCCTTGCCCAGCAGTTAGGCATGTCTCGTAGTGAGCTTTACACAAAAGCACTACAGGCATACCTCAAAAAACACGATCGCGCTCAAATTCTGCTCAAATTGAACCCAGTGTATACCACAGAATCCTCTGAACTAGAGCCAGAGATAGTAAGGATGCAAGTGATGTCACTTCCTCATGAGGAGTGGTAATGTATCGAGGTGAAATTTGGTGGGCTAACCTACCCGAACCCGTGGGTTCAGAACCTGGATATCGTCGCCCTGTTCTGGTTGTTCAGGATGATGCGTTTAACCAGAGTTAGATTAGCACGGTAATCGTTGTGGTAATTACGTCCAATCTTCAATTGGCAGCAGCACCGGGTAATGTGCTCTTGCCTCGTAATGCATCAGGTTTATCGAAAGAATCTGTTGTTGATGTTTCTCAAATTATCACGCTTGATAAGACATTTTTAGTTGAGCGAATTGGGTCGCTCCCGAATTATGTGCAGGAGGAGATAGATGAGGGGTTACGGACAGTTTTATATCTTTAAGTGAAGATAGAAATACGTGCAAACACTCAACCCAACTGTGGGGTGTTTACCCTGGTGATACGCTCGTTTGGATTGGGTTAGGGTTTGGGGCCCCGATCGCGCCCTCCCAATGGACTAATCCGCCCTGCACATGGCTAAAATCGGCTCCGGTTACGTCCGCATTTTGGAAAAATGTGCCGCCGTATTGGGCGATCGCAGTTTC
Coding sequences within:
- a CDS encoding chloride channel protein, whose translation is MMPTVSRYSEAESCVELVAMKRSLSTRLNRWISQHHWGNYIIDDHYALLEACLIGCISAIAALLLKKGIATVGIFRIELIESFPKLYGRWPLILPLFGFCICWCAGWLVETLAPDAKGGGIPQVKAALAQFPVLLSLRVAVVKLIATVLLLGAGLTLGRRGPTVHIGAALAAQLSQWVPTSPQHRRQMIAAGAAAGLAAGFNTPIAGVLFVVEELSRDMSGLTLETAILASFTGSVVSRLLDSADLNLPATMLNPVLVNQFIAAEIPFYLLLGALAGVLGVLFNQGILACLRFNQHLQWPMSWRIGAAGCISGLVIALAPPTFLNNAGLRDFLIAGDVSWDKTLLIFMIHFGLTIVAYGSGAAGGLFSPTLVLGSALGYLIGEIEFMVLHAGSPTTYALVGMGAFFTAVARVPITAIVIVFELTTDFRLVLPLMISAVMAYGVAEAIKSGSIYQHLLKANGIDLKDETGRNDVLTDMGAGDVMQRNVETLTGTMTVQDVYNLFGQSFHHGFPVVDEGGVVVGMITEQHLAGLSNLSPQQLVREVMTASPVTVAPEIPVGDVIYLMDRYHVSHLPVTEGKKLLGIITRSDLIHATADHLRGKPDGTEVRSHPSYAVYQTRSPAIGKGRILLPLANPHTAPYLVKIAAAIAATEEFELECLAIIKVPRHTAPAQAQVDITPHRELLHGVEAIAQAFPISVHCQIRVAQDTSQAILDTIRDRHIDRLIMGWKGSTNTPGRIFGTVLDALVQRAPCEVMLIKPGRNPDAYPAIADHGPSQWLVPMSGGPNVKRALHYLPALTRLIAPGDILLTQVFPPSQGKLHFQPLKQMAASLSQDLDCPVIPLPMRSQDVADAIVKLAQIEACSLIVLGASREGMLQHAIHGNIPEAIAAQVHATVILLRAAVTE
- a CDS encoding AAA family ATPase, which produces MNTLRKLTLKGFKSIKEIDLELNPLNVLIGANGAGKSNLISFFKMINEMMAGRFQHYVGISGRAQSFLHFGSKVTLQIEAKLEFEVENGVDTYSLRLFHAAADTLIFAEETLSYLETGRDSPRVDDLGAGHQETNINKAIEDEKQTARVLKYLLDRCRVYHFHDTSPTAGVRQSCYVGDNRWLMPDASNLAALLLRFREENGKAAYQRIVGTIRLIAPFFDDFVLEPDASHHVLLNWTEKGADRVFGPHQLSDGTLRAICLATLLLQPEHEFPKLIIVDEPELGLHPYALTIIADLFSKASLHTQILIGTQSSSFLDNFYPEDIIAVNRDGKESKFERLHPEELETWLDAYSLGEVWEKNVIGGGPH
- a CDS encoding DUF4276 family protein; the protein is MVRLYLFAEGQTEQTFADTLIKPHLAQYNVFMNKPVLIAHARKKGKVHRGGGWNYIPMKDDIIRFLKQDQAEDVFFTTMIDLYALHAGFPGLAESENMRYNPFERVEFLEQKFADDIHDRRFIPYLQLHEYEAYLFSDPDCFKYLDAENDRGISALHDIANQYESPELINDGSDTAPSKRIITQFPDYEKSKSTFGPQLAEQIGLQSIRHQCQHFHNWLTQLESLDDTSRSSGTEQT
- a CDS encoding CopG family transcriptional regulator, coding for MKTAISLPDSVFEQAESLAQQLGMSRSELYTKALQAYLKKHDRAQILLKLNPVYTTESSELEPEIVRMQVMSLPHEEW